One Podarcis muralis chromosome Z, rPodMur119.hap1.1, whole genome shotgun sequence DNA segment encodes these proteins:
- the LOC114589486 gene encoding pinopsin-like encodes MRLALGDRSLNLFNQSAAGSAGNLSFDSQLLDSSAGSLGRTGHLTMAVCLGVILLLGSLSNLLVMLIFVKFQAIRTPINLILLNISLSDLLVCVFLTPFSFASSVRGRWLLGKAGCKWYGFANSLFGIVSLVSLSILSYERYATVLRREAKPVVSSYTKSWLCIIGSWIYSLFWTLPPLFGWSSYGPEGSGTSCSVSWHAKSPSNISYIICLFIFCLVLPLLTMIYCYGKILQMIRKQVCRLQLPSVQKREHHILFMIVSMVTCYLLCWMPYGIVSLIVTFGQPGTISPSVSIIPSILAKTSTFVNPILYVLLNKQFYKCFILLIKCRPPPKQLQTTLNSKASQDFNNAAGGTVEIHMSCKQTDERPNQRDAGLPPTRNQKTPVVSL; translated from the exons ATGCGGTTGGCGCTGGGCGACCGGAGCCTCAACCTTTTCAACCAGAGCGCGGCAGGAAGCGCCGGTAATTTGAGTTTCGACAGCCAGCTGCTGGACTCTTCTGCTGGGAGCCTGGGACGGACGGGACACCTGACGATGGCTGTGTGCCTGGGCGTCATCTTGCTCCTGGGCAGCCTCAGCAACCTCCTGGTGATGCTGATCTTCGTCAAGTTCCAGGCCATCCGGACACCCATCAACCTGATCCTGCTCAACATCAGCCTCAGCGACCTCCTGGTCTGCGTCTTCTTGACCCCTTTCAGCTTCGCCTCCAGCGTGCGCGGCCGTTGGCTCCTAGGCAAGGCCGGCTGCAAGTGGTACGGCTTCGCCAACTCCCTCTTCG GCATCGTTTCTCTTGTGTCTCTTTCCATCCTCTCCTACGAACGCTATGCCACGGTCCTGCGGAGGGAGGCCAAGCCAGTTGTGTCCAGTTACACCAAGTCCTGGCTTTGCATCATTGGCTCCTGGATCTACTCTTTGTTCTGGACCTTGCCGCCTCTTTTCGGCTGGAGCAGCTATGGCCCCGAAGGGTCCGGCACGTCTTGCTCTGTCTCTTGGCATGCCAAGTCTCCCAGCAACATCTCCTACATCATCTGCCTCTTCATCTTCTGCCTCGTCTTGCCCCTCCTGACGATGATCTACTGCTATGGGAAAATCCTGCAGATGATTAGAAAG CAGGTCTGTAGACTCCAACTGCCATCTGTTCAGAAAAGAGAACATCACATCCTGTTCATGATTGTGTCAATGGTCACCTGTTACCTCCTCTGCTGGATGCCATATGGAATTGTCTCCCTGATCGTGACATTTGGCCAGCCCGGAACAATCAGCCCCTCAGTGAGCATCATCCCGTCCATTCTGGCCAAGACCAGCACCTTTGTGAACCCCATCCTTTACGTCCTCTTGAACAAGCAG TTTTACAAGTGTTTCATCCTTCTCATAAAATGCCGGCCTCCACCAAAGCAACTGCAAACTACTTTGAATTCAAAAGCAAGCCAGGATTTCAACAATGCAGCCGGTGGAACGGTCGAAATCCATATGTCCTGCAAGCAAACAGATGAAAGGCCAAACCAAAGGGATGCTGGGCTCCCTCCTACAAGGAACCAGAAAACTCCTGTGGTTTCACTGTGA